AAGGTAAAGATCCTGGAGGTGACGCCTGCGGCTTTCCTTTCCTCTTACGCTCAACTCGTGGTTCTGTTCTGTCACCgtctcctctttcttcctaatCTGTGTCTTTGTCTCACTCTCTCGTgaccctttccttctttctccgtCCTTGTTCTTGCTCCTGCCTAACGCttctttctactgtttttttttcctccccctagtctgtttggtctttagttttcctttttgtttttgacttCTGGGACTTCCTctcactttctcctttcttttttgcaTAGCCTGATTTCTTCTGTCCCTCCCCCCGACTCCTGCCCCCCTGCCCAGGGTCCTAATTTAAGTGTTTCCTTTTTCATGATCTATCCTAACCCCCCACCCTGTCCTCTCTCGATCCCTGTGGGCAGTACCTGAGGTTATAAGGGCACTTCAGTTTCTCCCTTTGCTCTTCCCCTGTCCCTTCACCATCTGCTTATCTTCCCAAGGGGGGAGAAAGGTATCCTGCCTTTTTTGGCTTTTCCTTTCTGGTGATTTCAGGTTTCCCTGTCTTCCACCAAGGGATGGAGGGAGCTGGTGGGAGCAATCCTTTTAATGACTCTAGTTTGGGGTTGGCAAGGAGAGGGAGGTTCTTTGGGGCCTACTATTTCCTTAGCGTTCCTCTGGGAAGCTTTGGGAaactacactttttaaaatttgtgtttcccAGATGCTCAGGGCAGTCAGTCTGCCTCCAGCCCTGGCTCCCCCTGTAGTCATGCTCTTTCCAGATCCAGAGCTCTTAGTTCCTGGCTCTTCCCTAGATCTTCTCAGAGCATAACCTCTGGTTCCTTTTGGGGGGATTGGGTGGTTCTAGTGCACCCCTCTCCCCTCATCTCTGCTTTTATGATCTTTTGTGGGTGTGAGAGGATGGGGGCTTTCCCCTGATtttcctgggcccctccccatgtcctggcTCTGGCCTCCAGTGACGGTTtggcctcttccctccccacttccttcccaGGTTTCGGTCTAAGTACCACCCAGATGAGGTGGGGAAGCGTCGGCAGGAGGCCCGGGGGGCCCTGCAAAACCGACTGAGGGTATTCCTGTCCCTCATGGAGAGCGGCTGGTTTGATAATCTTCTGCTGGACATAGACAAAGCTGATGCCATTGTCAAGATGCTGGATGCAGGTGGGTGGATTGGGAGGGGTGGGATTGTCTGGTCACCAAGGCCTTGGTTGAAAATGGAAATAGATGGACAGAAAGCCAGAGGCTGAAAGCCAGGACCCTTGGATGGTGACCTCTGCTCCCTTTGTTGGTAGCTGTGATTAAGATGGAAGGAGGTACAGAGAATGACCTACGCATcctggagcaggaggaggaggaggaacaggCAGGGAAGCCCGGGGAGCCCAGCAAGAAAGAGGAAGGCCGGGTTGGACCAGGCCTGGGCGATGGAGAACGCAAGACCAATGAGAAGGATGACAAGAAAGAGGACGGCAAACAGGTCTGAGTGCTGGGGCTTCTGGGTGCTGCCTGTGCCGCCTGGGCAGGAGAATGGGGCTGCCTCGGGGGTTGTGTCTCGGGTGGGGGAGAGGCGAACTTGTGGGCTCAGCTGTGGAGGGTGGGCGGGGCCCTCTGACAAAGGCTGAAGGGGAGACCAACATCCCTGGTGATTTGTCTCTACCTGTAGGCCGAAAACGACAGTTCTAGTGATGACAAAACCAAGAAATCCGAGGGTGATGGGgacaaggaagagaagaaagaagactcTGAGAAAGAAGCCAAAAAGGTGGGCTCTCCTTTGCACAGGGTCGGTGTCGGGGCTGGGTCCTGGTACCTGACTCATCTCCCCTTGCTGTGGCTCTTACAGAGCAGCAAGAAGCGGAATAGGAAGCATAGTGGTGATGACAGCTTTGACGAAGGCAGTGTGTCCGAGTCGGAGTCGGAGTCGGAGAGTGGCCAGGccgaggaggagaaggaggaggctggtaggttttattttctttgcttctagtCCAGTCTCTTCATACGGACCGGTGTGGCGGGGGGAGGTGAGAGGTTGGTGAAATTGATGGGAGGGTGGCCttttgggagggactggtgcgGGGAGATTTGACAGCTTCTCTATCCTCCCCTCCTCAACTGACAATAAATTTTCACCAACTCCCACCACTTCCTGCATAGAGGAAGCACTCAAGGAAAAGGAGAAGCCCAAGGAAGAAGAGCGGGAGAAGCCCAAGGACGCTGCTGGGCTGGAGTGTAAACCCCGGCCGCTGCATAAGACTTGCTCGCTCTTCATGCGCAACATTGCGCCCAACATCTCCCGGGCTGAGATCATTTCTGTGAGTGGGGAAGAATGGCACTGGGGCAGGGATGACGCCCAGGCTCCATTGCTTCGGGTGGGGCGACAGCGAGAAGATAACCTGGCACTGCTTCTGACCTACATCTCTGTTTCTCTGATGGGGAGGCCCCCTTCCCATGGGCCCACGCCCTTCACAGGGGCTGGCCCTGCTTGCATGGTTTGCTTTCAAGTGCTGTTATTCTTAAGCCCTTAATTGTTTCTTCCTAGTCCAAGGAAGGATGAAAAGGCAGTTCCCCAGGGTTCTGAGGACATGGGGATTGGAGGAAGAAGTGAATCCTTGAATCACAAGTGGGGCTTCTGTTTCTGCTTTTCCAGCTTTGTAAAAGATACCCCGGCTTTATGCGCGTGGCATTATCGGAGCCCCAGCCCGAGAGGAGGTAGGGAATGGAGGGAGGTGTGACCCTGGATACCTTGGGGAAAAGGTGCAGGGGAAGATTGGTGGCCAACATCACGTCCATCCCAGGATTATGCTGACGTTTTCTTGTTTAGGTTTTTCCGTCGTGGCTGGGTGACCTTTGACCGCAGCGTTAACATTAAAGAGATCTGTTGGAACCTGCAGAATATCCGAGTGAGTCCTGGGAGTGGGGCTGTTGAGGGAGAGAAGGCGGGGCTCCCCCCCGCTCCACACAGTCTCTGATCCCTTCGTTCATTGGTGGCTTCATCCACCTGCTCCTTATTTCGTCCGTTCAGTCTGCTCCCGTGAATTGTGTGCAGTTGTCTCTCGGTTTGGCTCTGAGACTGTTCCCGTGAACAAGGCACCCCTGGCCCCTGTCCTTGGGGAGCTCAGTCGGATCGCTGGCGTGCTCGGTCGGGCCAGTCTGTGAGTGGCTCTTCTTCGGCAAGTGTTGGTGAGCCTTCTGTTCCCTCCAGCTCCGGGAGTGTGAGCTGAGCCCTGGCGTGAACAGAGACCTGACGCGCCGCGTCCGCAACGTCAACGGCATCACCCAGCACAAGCAGATAGTGCGCAACGACATCAAGCTGGCGGCCAAGCTGATCCATACGCTGGATGACAGGACCCAGCTCTGGGCCTCTGAGCCTGGGACGCCTCCTCTGCCAACGGTTAGTGACTCCTCGTGGAACTTGTTAAAGAGCCGCTGGTTCCCCCTCATCTGCTGTGGGCACCTCTGGCCTTACCTGGTCTGTAGCACTGACCCCCTTGTACCCACCCCCGTATTTGCCCCTCTCCTCCTGAGCAGCATCTCCAGCTTCCAACAAAACAGACTGGTATTGGTGATTATTTATTGGCTAGGGCAGAACACATACACAAATTAAGACAAATAATGAGGCAAATGTAACAGCCCAGCCaagccctgaactcctttctgcCCCACATTGCCTTTTCGAGTGAGAAGGTTCCTAGGCTACCCTGAGGAGTTTTGTCTGCTCTGCCTCTCCCACCCTACCAGAGTCTGCCCTCGCAGAACCCCATCTTGAAGAATATCACCGACTACCTGATTGAGGAAGTGAGCGCCGAGGAGGAGGAGCTGCTGGGGAGCAGTGGGGGGGCCCCTCCTGAGGAGCCCCCTAAGGAAGGGAACCCCGCCGAGATCAACGTGGAGCGGGACGAGAAGCTGATCAAGGTGCCAGTGGGCGCAGAGGGTGGGGGCATGGGAGAGCCTGGCTCGGGGCGGTAAAGGGGGAACTCTCAGcttctcatttctcttaggttttgGACAAACTCCTCCTATATTTGCGCATCGTGCATTCCCTGGATTATTATAACACGTGCGAGTACCCCAATGAGGACGAGATGCCCAACCGCTGTGGCATCATCCATGTTCGGGGGCCCATGCCGCCCAACCGCATCAGTCATGGAGAAGGTGACCTCCCAGCTTTCCCACTCCTGGTTTCCTTCTCTCCCAGCTGCCTCTGGCCTTAGTTCTGCTCTGGTAGCAATGCTCTGCCACCCTCTCCTCTAATCCCCGCCTCCGGGCTCCCTTCTCCAACCTGCTCTCCGTCTGTTCCAAAACCACAGTGCTAGAATGGCAGAAGACATTTGAGGAGAAGCTGACTCCACTGCTGAGTGTGCGGGAATCTCTTTCAGAGGAAGAGGCCCAGAAGATGGGTCGCAAAGACCCTGAGCAGGAAGTGGAAAAGTTTGTGACCTCCAACACCCAGGAACTGGGCAAGGATAAGTGGCTGTGCCCTCTCAGTGGCAAGAAATTCAAGGTCTGGGATGTTAGACATTTGTGTGTTAGGACTGTGGGAGGACAGGATTCAGCCGGGAAGCCGCCTCAGAGCCTGGGGAGGAACTGCTCATTGGGATGAGACAGAGGGGAGGTGGAGTGTCCTTGCAGGTTGGATCTGGGGAGCTAGGGAACCCTCATTGCTGACTCAGTTCTCACCCCCTCCTCTGTTCACCCAGGGCCCTGAGTTTGTACGCAAACATATCTTCAACAAGCATGCAGAGAAAATTGAGGAAGTAAAGAAGGAGGTTGcattttttaacaactttctCACTGATGCCAAGCGACCAGCTCTGCCTGAGATAAAGCCAGCTCAGCCACCTGGCCCTGCCCAGAGTAAGATACGATCCATGAGGGTCTGCCCCATTCCCTCTCCCTTGACTGTTCAAAGACtcctggttttatttatttatttatttttggctgcgttgggtctccgtcgctgtgcgcgggctttctctagttgcggcgagcggggactactctttgttgcggtgcgtgggcttctcattcattgcggtggcttcttttgttgtggagcacgggctctaggcacgcgggcttcagtagttgtggcttgcgagctctgtagagcgcaggctcggtagttgtggcgcacaggcttagttgctccgaggcgtgtgggatcttccaggaccagggctcgaacccgtgtcccctgcattggcaggcggattcttaaccac
This region of Phocoena phocoena chromosome 15, mPhoPho1.1, whole genome shotgun sequence genomic DNA includes:
- the SRRT gene encoding serrate RNA effector molecule homolog isoform X1; translation: MGDSDDEYDRRRRDKFRRERSDYDRSRERDERRRGDDWNDREWDRGRERRSRGEYRDYDRNRRERFSPPRHELSPPQKRMRRDWDEHSSDPYHSGYEMPYAGGGGGPAYGPPQPWVHPDVHIMQHHVLPIQARLGSIAEIDLGVPPPVMKTFKEFLLSLDDSVDETEAVKRYNDYKLDFRRQQMQDFFLAHKDEEWFRSKYHPDEVGKRRQEARGALQNRLRVFLSLMESGWFDNLLLDIDKADAIVKMLDAAVIKMEGGTENDLRILEQEEEEEQAGKPGEPSKKEEGRVGPGLGDGERKTNEKDDKKEDGKQAENDSSSDDKTKKSEGDGDKEEKKEDSEKEAKKSSKKRNRKHSGDDSFDEGSVSESESESESGQAEEEKEEAEEALKEKEKPKEEEREKPKDAAGLECKPRPLHKTCSLFMRNIAPNISRAEIISLCKRYPGFMRVALSEPQPERRFFRRGWVTFDRSVNIKEICWNLQNIRLRECELSPGVNRDLTRRVRNVNGITQHKQIVRNDIKLAAKLIHTLDDRTQLWASEPGTPPLPTSLPSQNPILKNITDYLIEEVSAEEEELLGSSGGAPPEEPPKEGNPAEINVERDEKLIKVLDKLLLYLRIVHSLDYYNTCEYPNEDEMPNRCGIIHVRGPMPPNRISHGEVLEWQKTFEEKLTPLLSVRESLSEEEAQKMGRKDPEQEVEKFVTSNTQELGKDKWLCPLSGKKFKGPEFVRKHIFNKHAEKIEEVKKEVAFFNNFLTDAKRPALPEIKPAQPPGPAQIIHVPVRIVLPPGLTPGLPYPHQTPQGLMPYGQPRPPILGYGAGAVRPAVPTGGPPYPHAPYGAGRGNYDAFRGQGGYPGKPRNRMVRGDPRAIVEYRDLDAPDDVDFF
- the SRRT gene encoding serrate RNA effector molecule homolog isoform X2, giving the protein MGDSDDEYDRRRRDKFRRERSDYDRSRERDERRRGDDWNDREWDRGRERRSRGEYRDYDRNRRERFSPPRHELSPPQKRMRRDWDEHSSDPYHSGYEMPYAGGGGGPAYGPPQPWVHPDVHIMQHHVLPIQARLGSIAEIDLGVPPPVMKTFKEFLLSLDDSVDETEAVKRYNDYKLDFRRQQMQDFFLAHKDEEWFRSKYHPDEVGKRRQEARGALQNRLRVFLSLMESGWFDNLLLDIDKADAIVKMLDAAVIKMEGGTENDLRILEQEEEEEQAGKPGEPSKKEEGRVGPGLGDGERKTNEKDDKKEDGKQAENDSSSDDKTKKSEGDGDKEEKKEDSEKEAKKSSKKRNRKHSGDDSFDEGSVSESESESESGQAEEEKEEAEEALKEKEKPKEEEREKPKDAAGLECKPRPLHKTCSLFMRNIAPNISRAEIISLCKRYPGFMRVALSEPQPERRFFRRGWVTFDRSVNIKEICWNLQNIRLRECELSPGVNRDLTRRVRNVNGITQHKQIVRNDIKLAAKLIHTLDDRTQLWASEPGTPPLPTSLPSQNPILKNITDYLIEEVSAEEEELLGSSGGAPPEEPPKEGNPAEINVERDEKLIKVLDKLLLYLRIVHSLDYYNTCEYPNEDEMPNRCGIIHVRGPMPPNRISHGEVLEWQKTFEEKLTPLLSVRESLSEEEAQKMGRKDPEQEVEKFVTSNTQELGKDKWLCPLSGKKFKGPEFVRKHIFNKHAEKIEEVKKEVAFFNNFLTDAKRPALPEIKPAQPPGPAQSLTPGLPYPHQTPQGLMPYGQPRPPILGYGAGAVRPAVPTGGPPYPHAPYGAGRGNYDAFRGQGGYPGKPRNRMVRGDPRAIVEYRDLDAPDDVDFF